One window of Marinobacterium aestuarii genomic DNA carries:
- the metE gene encoding 5-methyltetrahydropteroyltriglutamate--homocysteine S-methyltransferase, with protein sequence MATTHTLGFPRIGAQRELKFALESYWNGSSTREQLLQVGSRIRQQNWSQQQQAGQARVTVNDFSLYDQVLDHSCLLGVIPARFQDGSSDGFDTAFRMARGRAPSGTAVRACEMTKWFDTNYHYLVPELEAQQRFTLSPDTLLAEIAEARAGGFDVKPVLIGPVTYLWLAKSAGESFDRLQLLPALLQAYGELFTILAREGVEWLQIDEPILVQELEPAWQQALETAYQALSGAGPKLLLTTYFGNLGDNLSLALSLPVQGFHLDAVRGGLEYRRVLAELGDDQVLSLGVVDGRNIWKTDLSARLNELQSVSEQLGDRLWLASSCSLQHVPVDLAQETAFDAQLRNWMAYAVQKLEELQLLEASLNGGNVAAALADNALALAGRRSSDRVHRESVKQRCQRLSLKDGERGLAYAQRAPRQRERLQLPAFPTTTIGSFPQTPAIRQTRAGFRRGELSEADYVARMQAEIADCILRQETCGLDMLVHGEAERNDMVEYFGELLQGYAVSQNGWVQSYGSRCVKPPVIYGDVYRDAAMTVQWSRYAQSLTSKPVKGMLTGPVTMLQWAFVRDDQPRQQTCLQVALALRDEVCELESAGIAAIQIDEPAIREGLPLKRSEWDHYLDWAVYAFRVSACGVAPETQIHTHMCYSEFNGIIEAIAAMDADVITIETSRSNMTLLDAFIDFEYPSEIGPGVYDIHSPNVPEVAQMEALMKKAAERIPAERLWVNPDCGLKTRGWEEVGPSLENMVAAAKRLRAGL encoded by the coding sequence TGACTTCTCACTCTATGACCAGGTGCTGGACCATTCCTGCCTGCTGGGTGTGATTCCGGCGCGTTTTCAGGATGGATCAAGCGATGGCTTTGATACGGCCTTTCGCATGGCCCGCGGCCGGGCGCCGTCGGGTACGGCGGTACGTGCCTGTGAAATGACCAAGTGGTTCGATACCAACTATCACTACCTGGTGCCGGAGCTCGAGGCGCAGCAGCGTTTTACTTTGTCGCCTGACACCTTGCTGGCGGAAATTGCCGAAGCCAGAGCCGGTGGCTTTGACGTCAAGCCGGTGCTGATCGGGCCTGTGACCTACCTCTGGCTGGCCAAATCCGCAGGCGAGAGCTTTGATCGTCTGCAGCTGCTGCCCGCATTGCTGCAGGCCTACGGCGAGCTGTTCACTATCCTGGCCCGCGAGGGCGTGGAGTGGCTGCAGATTGATGAACCCATCCTGGTGCAGGAGCTGGAGCCGGCCTGGCAGCAGGCGCTGGAAACGGCTTACCAGGCGCTGTCTGGGGCCGGGCCTAAACTGCTGCTGACCACCTATTTCGGCAACTTGGGGGATAACCTCAGCCTGGCGCTGTCACTGCCGGTGCAGGGGTTTCATCTGGACGCGGTGCGCGGCGGGCTTGAGTATCGCCGTGTGCTGGCCGAACTGGGTGATGACCAGGTGCTGTCGCTGGGTGTGGTGGATGGGCGCAATATCTGGAAAACCGATCTGTCGGCGCGGTTGAACGAGTTGCAGTCTGTATCAGAACAGCTGGGTGATCGTCTCTGGCTGGCGAGCTCCTGTTCGTTGCAGCATGTGCCTGTGGATCTGGCCCAGGAGACGGCCTTTGATGCACAGCTGCGCAACTGGATGGCCTATGCGGTGCAAAAGCTCGAAGAGCTGCAGCTGCTGGAAGCGTCACTCAATGGCGGCAATGTTGCGGCGGCGCTGGCGGACAATGCCCTGGCCCTGGCGGGGCGGCGCAGCTCTGACCGGGTACACCGCGAGAGTGTCAAACAGCGCTGTCAGCGTCTGTCGCTCAAGGATGGCGAGCGGGGTCTTGCATATGCGCAGCGGGCGCCACGCCAGCGCGAACGCCTGCAGCTGCCAGCCTTTCCCACCACGACCATAGGTTCTTTCCCGCAAACCCCGGCCATTCGCCAGACCCGGGCGGGCTTTCGCCGCGGCGAGCTGAGCGAGGCGGACTATGTTGCCCGCATGCAGGCTGAAATTGCCGACTGCATTCTGCGTCAGGAAACGTGCGGGCTGGACATGCTGGTGCACGGTGAAGCCGAGCGCAACGACATGGTCGAGTACTTCGGTGAATTGCTGCAGGGCTACGCCGTCAGCCAGAACGGCTGGGTGCAGTCCTACGGCTCACGCTGCGTCAAGCCGCCGGTCATCTACGGTGATGTCTACCGCGATGCCGCCATGACGGTGCAGTGGAGCCGCTATGCTCAGTCGCTGACTTCCAAACCGGTCAAGGGCATGCTGACCGGGCCTGTGACCATGCTGCAGTGGGCTTTTGTACGGGACGACCAGCCGCGGCAGCAAACCTGCCTGCAGGTGGCGCTGGCACTGCGAGACGAAGTCTGCGAGCTTGAATCCGCCGGTATCGCCGCCATTCAGATCGACGAGCCCGCCATTCGCGAGGGTCTGCCCCTCAAGCGCAGCGAGTGGGATCACTACCTCGACTGGGCGGTCTATGCGTTTCGTGTTTCGGCCTGTGGTGTGGCGCCTGAAACCCAGATCCACACCCATATGTGCTATTCGGAGTTCAACGGCATTATCGAGGCGATTGCGGCCATGGATGCGGACGTGATTACCATCGAAACCAGTCGCTCGAACATGACGCTGCTGGATGCCTTTATCGACTTCGAATACCCCAGCGAGATCGGGCCTGGTGTCTACGACATTCACAGCCCCAATGTGCCTGAGGTGGCGCAGATGGAAGCGCTGATGAAAAAGGCCGCCGAACGCATTCCAGCCGAGCGTTTGTGGGTCAACCCCGACTGCGGCCTCAAGACCCGTGGCTGGGAAGAGGTCGGGCCTAGCCTGGAGAACATGGTGGCGGCGGCAAAGCGTCTGCGCGCCGGTCTCTGA